The Amphiprion ocellaris isolate individual 3 ecotype Okinawa chromosome 6, ASM2253959v1, whole genome shotgun sequence genome contains a region encoding:
- the rimbp2b gene encoding RIMS-binding protein 2 isoform X12 has product MREAAERRQQLELEHEQALAVLNAKQQEIDLLQKAQVEAKKEHEGAVHLLENHLDSMQAKVRELEEKCRNQSEQFNLLSKELEKFRLQAGKFDILSTEPLTLCESPGSPNKSLSQLLNGLAAPIGKGNEAPTSRSLISEFIRPLQISGDKPELLSVKPTFLTRSRGSSPARAFLSEMDKELSSTTRSKPRFTGKVRLCIARYSYNPYDGPNEHPEAELPLVAGKYLYVYGTMDEDGFYEGELLDGQRGLVPSNFVDFVQDEETTSVKHRDTVVKEPGYLNHSSLGSQRLGVGTGTGTGISSLLSDSKLDCLSTSSLGMDLLGSSSNGTGTLDVSIDEVGEDIVPYPRRINLIKQLAKSVIIGWDPPVVPPGWGSISGYNVLVDKEVRMSVPYGGRTKSLIEKLNLATNTYRISVQSITDRGPSDELRCTLLVGKDVVVAPYYLRVDSITQVSAELSWMPSNSNYSHTIILNGAEYDMIKAGGYKYKFFNLKPMTVYKVKVVAQPHQVPWQLPMDQREKREISVEFCTQPAVCVLCSPGPPLPPQEVQVQCGQTPGVLQVRWKPPPLTPSGTSNGASVIGYAVCTKGQKIAEVLYPTADYVTVELNRIQCLEAREVIVRTLSTQGESQDSPVAIIPHNLLGSPRLSHRTTAPPHSMPHPQSHPVHSQTHPPYPSTYPPNHPQPQVQPLPRPQPHTLPHAQPHSQPVHRPPPHPQPHFQRHSMPKSKPLVSAREPETKEHEVGLRPAQPWERSPSPLPPVRGPNLEPPHFPPRRSPSPQRILPQPQGVPIPNTIAKAMAREAAQRVFAEGNRVEKRNIFSERGNALHPLNSDEEEDGYDSPHARRRGASVDEFLRGSELGRQHHHHHYSHSEEYHTESSRGSDLSDIMEEDEEDLYSEMQLEEGRRRSINSHNTLKAYYKRQDLAEERDCWDLQREVVKQRSLRSKRLHSIPEVAEEESDSVDSMGQRLCFEESGRPGTPHTQRRMYSQDPHMRSHLTPNKNSRLQRQRSSPRFTDSRYCYSADDRSLGRPNRQNTKSPDSGLDCGSEEEGSLGRGHRGYYTHGSPMRGPVRIIHCEGPVERRALAMGRKRTLTRQCSVEEEFSDIPLTAAMSVHTGDFRNREHFGPGREAGPRNYSREGALSEGRLNELDRVYYSPHREARAQSLSRLNRDQPLIIGNSPSHGSADRLDHSGRRPVHIGTPPQRRPIPSIEITMDSNSEGSEGNLSPVKEDVYYGSVARRRIWRSMSSEDQYDGYGGRRHGRGRRSSDYYEESELEELTRVFVALFDYDPLSMSPNPDAADEELPFKEGQIIKVFGNKDTDGFYRAEIRDRVGLIPCNMVSEIQTEDDEMMDQLLKQGFLPLNTPVEKLVNCDRFKDGRSINRRSRKSKRERNRRSGRQHPMSTRRMVALYDYDPRESSPNVDVEYEGNRLNEEAELTFCAGDVITVFGEIDEDGFYYGELNGHKGLVPSNFLEEVPDDVEVFLTDSPSRYPQDTPARIKTKRVPLEKSGPPRRAASPTVRPHIPGSGPATMGPGSPIRGPMDLYSSKKKKGLLSKGKKLLQRLGAVK; this is encoded by the exons ATGCGCGAGGCTGCAGAGCGGAGGCAGCAGCTAGAGTTGGAGCATGAGCAAGCCTTGGCTGTACTCAATGCAAAGCAGCAGGAGATTGACCTTCTTCAGAAG GCTCAGGTTGAGGCTAAAAAGGAACATGAAGGCGCTGTCCATCTGTTAGAG AACCACTTGGACAGCATGCAG GCCAAAGTCCGTGAGCTGGAGGAAAAATGTCGGAATCAGAGTGAGCAGTTCAACCTCCTGTCAAAAGAGCTGGAGAAGTTCCGGCTCCAGGCTGGGAAGTTCGACATCCTCAGCACTGAACCCCTAACTCTGTGTGAATCTCCGGGGTCTCCCAACAAATCCCTGTCACAGCTCCTTAATGGACTGGCTGCCCCCATAGGTAAAG GCAATGAGGCTCCAACAAGCAGATCTTTGATATCTGAGTTCATTCGACCTCTCCAGATCAGTGGAGACAAGCCTGAGCTCCTCTCTGTCAAGCCAACATTCCTCACTCGCAGTCGAGGCAGCAGCCCAGCACGGGCTTTCCTCTCAGAG atgGACAAAGAGCTGAGCTCAACTACTAGGTCCAAACCACGGTTCACAGGGAAGGTTCGTCTGTGTATTGCTCGCTACAG TTACAATCCTTATGATGGGCCTAATGAGCATCCTGAGGCAGAGCTCCCTCTGGTGGCAGGGAAGTACCTCTATGTTTACGGAACAATGGATGAGGATGGCTTTTACGAAG gagAGCTGCTGGATGGACAGCGGGGACTCGTCCCGTCCAATTTTGTGGATTTTGTCCAAGATGAGGAGACGACCTCTGTCAAACACAGGGACACAGTGGTCAAAGAACCTGGCTACCTCAACCACAGTAGCCTGGGGTCTCAGAGACTGGGGGTCGGCACAGGAACGGGAACAGGCATAAGCAGCCTGCTGTCTGACAGTAAACTCGACTGTCTAAGCACCAGCAGCTTGGGCATGGACCTCCTGGGCTCCTCCAGCAATGGGACAGGAACCTTGGACGTCAGCATTGACGAAGTCGGTGAAGACATTGTGCCTTATCCCCGCCGCATCAACCTGATTAAACAACTGGCCAAGAGTGTGATTATTGGCTGGGATCCTCCTGTGGTCCCACCTGGCTGGGGCTCCATCAGTGGCTACAATGTCTTGGTGGATAAGGAGGTTCGCATGAGTGTCCCCTACGGGGGCAGGACAAAGTCTCTTATTGAAAAGCTCAATCTGGCCACAAACACTTACCGCATCTCAGTGCAGAGCATCACTGACCGGGGCCCGTCGGACGAACTCCGGTGCACTCTTCTAGTGGGAAAGGACGTGGTGGTGGCACCTTACTACCTGCGGGTGGACAGCATCACGCAGGTCTCTGCTGAGCTCTCCTGGATGCCCAGCAACAGCAACTACAGCCACACCATCATCCTCAACGGTGCAGAGTACGACATGATCAAGGCCGGTGGCTACAAGTACAAGTTTTTCAACTTGAAGCCGATGACAGTTTACAAGGTGAAGGTTGTCGCGCAGCCACATCAGGTGCCTTGGCAGCTTCCAATGGATCAAAGGGAGAAGAGGGAAATCTCTGTGGAGTTCTGCACTCAGCCTGCAG tgtgtgtgttgtgttctcCAGGGCCCCCTCTCCCTCCACAGGAGGTGCAGGTCCAGTGTGGTCAGACGCCCGGGGTCCTGCAGGTCAGATGGAAGCCGCCACCCCTGACGCCTTCAGGAACTTCCAACGGGGCCAGTGTGATTGGCTATGCCGTGTGCACAAAGGGACAAAAG ATAGCAGAGGTCTTGTACCCCACAGCAGACTATGTGACCGTGGAGTTAAACAGGATTCAGTGTCTGGAGGCCAGGGAAGTCATTGTAAGGACGTTATCAACACAAGGAGAGTCCCAGGACTCGCCTGTGGCCATCATCCCGCACAATCTCTTGGGCTCTCCACGTCTCTCCCACAGAACCACAGCACCTCCACATTCTATGCCACACCCGCAGTCCCACCCGGTGCACTCACAGACCCACCCTCCTTACCCGTCAACATACCCCCCGAACCACCCCCAGCCCCAGGTGCAGCCTCTGCCTCGACCCCAGCCCCACACGCTGCCCCACGCACAGCCGCACTCGCAGCCCGTCCACCgccctcctcctcatcctcagccTCATTTTCAGCGCCACTCTATGCCCAAGTCCAAACCATTAGTAAGTGCCAGAGAGCCAGAAACCAAAGAGCATGAGGTGGGCCTGCGGCCAGCCCAGCCCTGGGAGCGCTCCCCTTCTCCGTTGCCTCCCGTGCGCGGACCCAACCTGGAGCCGCCGCACTTCCCGCCTCGGCGATCACCCTCTCCTCAGAGGATCCTGCCACAGCCTCAGGGAGTCCCCATCCCCAACACCATCGCCAAGGCCATGGCCAGGGAAGCTGCCCAGAGAGTGTTTGCTGAGGGCAACCGG GTTGAGAAAAGGAACATCTTTAGTGAGCGAGGTAATGCCCTGCATCCACTCAACtctgatgaggaggaggatggctACGACTCTCCTCATGCGAGGAGGAGAGGAGCCTCGGTGGATGAATTCCTCAGAGGTTCAGAGTTGGGCAGACAG caccaccatcaccactaCAGCCACAGTGAGGAGTACCACACAGAGAGCAGCCGAGGTTCTGACCTGTCTGACATcatggaggaggacgaggaagaTCTGTATTCTGAGATGCAGCTGGAGGAGGGCCGCAGGCGCAGCATCAATTCTCACAACACTCTTAAG GCGTATTACAAGCGTCAGGACTTAGCCGAGGAAAGAGACTGCTGGGATCTCCAGAGGGAGGTGGTGAAGCAGAGGTCGCTCCGGAGCAAGCGTCTCCACAGCATCCCCGAGGTGGCTGAGGAAGAGTCGGACAGCGTGGACAGCATGGGCCAGCGCCTGTGCTTCGAAGAGAGCGGGCGGCCAGGAACGCCACACACCCAGCGGAGGATGTACTCCCAGGACCCTCACATGCGCAGCCATCTCACCCCCAACAAGAACTCCCGCCTGCAGCGCCAACGATCGTCCCCTCGCTTCACCGACAGCCGCTATTGCTACAGCGCAGACGACCGCAGTTTAGGGCGACCCAACCGCCAGAACACCAAGAGTCCTGACAGTGGTTTAGACTGCGGCAGCGAGGAAGAAGGCTCTCTGGGACGGGGTCATCGAGGGTACTACACTCACGGGAGTCCCATGCGGGGGCCTGTGCGCATCATCCACTGTGAAGGCCCGGTAGAGAGGCGGGCTCTGGCTATGGGCCGTAAAAGAACTCTGACCCGCCAGTGCAGTGTGGAGGAGGAGTTCTCTGACATCCCACTCACTGCAGCCATGTCGGTACATACGGGTGACTTTAGAAACAGGGAGCACTTTGGGCCTGGTCGGGAGGCCGGGCCACGAAACTACTCCAGGGAAGGTGCCCTGAGCGAGGGCAGGCTGAACGAGCTGGACAGGGTCTATTACAGCCCCCACAGGGAGGCTAGGGCCCAGTCTTTGTCCAGGCTCAACCGGGACCAGCCGCTG ATCATTGGGAACTCACCGTCACATGGAAGCGCAGATCGTCTGGACCATTCAGGGAGGAGGCCGGTTCACATCGGCACCCCTCCTCAGCGACGACCCATCCCATCCATTG AGATCACCATGGACAGTAACAGTGAGGGGAGTGAGGGGAACCTCTCACCCGTCAAGGAGGATGTTTACTATGGCAGTGTAGCTCGGCGCAGGATATGGCGATCTATGTCCTCAGAGGATCAATATG ACGGTTATGGCGGGCGCAGACACGGCCGGGGACGGCGCTCTTCGGATTACTATGAGGAAtcagagctggaggagctgaCCCGAGTGTTTGTGGCTCTCTTCGACTATGACCCCCTGTCCATGTCTCCCAACCCCGATGCTGCTGATGAGGAGCTCCCATTCAAGGAGGGCCAGATCATCAAG GTGTTTGGCAATAAAGACACAGACGGTTTCTACAGGGCGGAGATCCGAGACCGAGTGGGTCTGATCCCCTGTAACATGGTCTCTGAGATCCAAACAGAAGACGATGAAATGATGGACCAGCTCCTTAAACAGGGCTTCCTCCCACTCAACACTCCTGTGGAGAAGTTAG TGAACTGTGACCGTTTCAAAGATGGCCGCTCAATTAATCGCAGGTCCAGAAAGTCCAAGAGAG AAAGAAACAGGCGGAGTGGGCGCCAGCATCCGATGTCAACGCGGAGAATGGTGGCCCTGTATGACTACGACCCCAGAGAGAGCTCCCCTAACGTTGACGTTGAG